Proteins encoded in a region of the Elizabethkingia bruuniana genome:
- a CDS encoding TonB-dependent siderophore receptor: MKRNYLLVTAALCGTFSLIYGQEKKDSVSAKYIDEVILTAMKQIKTDSLSGNLKRNDKLLEIPQNIVSIKSDLLNLQGAFDVQDVLRNVSGIYIGDATGAGNIFSGTFNAQIRGFNPVSTFRNGLPSFAGGLSQEDVALIEQVDVIKGPAGFINSMGSGGGSLNINTKAPRRIREANITAGSFGFYRASVDLGSAVKEKGLSFRLNAAYESQGYYFDYAKRRKFVVAPVIQYNFSKNTFLLAEWNMIQGRALESSNFIQYESENMVQKHPWRANYQGDPNLPVSKLDEHYGRLVFNHNFSDKWKIVSQSSIKSTPLDQWSLLGGTKSYNPPMFDEAGNALRSSFRNKQKYLTYNTQLFLNGSYNMTKDIVHTVLTGFDFNSSKSNTEHIQGAKEFIFNRHQMNYGINRDLLIQPEADDQIDYTKSKDVTIGAYLYNNFKLWDRVIIDAGFRYSRNKRNRYLKGPFSPEGDSKIYRHYAFSPRVGITYLIEKDFAAFFSYDQSFEPMPGTDPQGKEWKPMETYNTEFGLKKDWFGGLLSTSVSAYRLIRNNTFSQNPANGLMTQLNQVRNKGIEVDIIGSIYPNITLTANYSYINSVYSKDPYVPELVGKRFSSVPRHQINTWFMYKFQKGKLQGLSLAIGQTAALLRETDVPGVRIPDFIKLDASIMYQHKKWFVRGIFDNLANRRYITDGNVTDRYNADWSAVIGQNWMYKESNPFNFKLQVGMKF, from the coding sequence CAGAATATTGTAAGTATTAAAAGTGATTTACTCAATCTTCAGGGAGCATTTGATGTACAAGATGTGCTTCGAAATGTAAGTGGGATTTATATAGGTGATGCTACCGGGGCTGGTAATATCTTTTCCGGAACATTCAATGCCCAGATTCGTGGATTTAACCCTGTCAGTACATTCAGAAATGGACTGCCTTCTTTTGCTGGAGGCCTTTCGCAAGAAGATGTTGCACTGATAGAGCAGGTGGATGTTATAAAAGGGCCTGCGGGGTTTATCAATTCAATGGGATCAGGTGGGGGATCTTTAAACATCAATACCAAAGCGCCCCGAAGGATAAGGGAAGCTAATATAACTGCCGGGAGCTTTGGCTTTTATAGAGCCTCTGTTGATTTGGGAAGCGCGGTAAAAGAGAAAGGTCTTTCATTCCGATTGAATGCGGCTTATGAATCACAAGGCTATTATTTTGATTATGCTAAGCGGAGAAAATTTGTCGTTGCACCTGTTATCCAATATAATTTTAGCAAGAATACTTTCCTTCTTGCAGAGTGGAATATGATCCAGGGAAGAGCTCTTGAATCAAGTAATTTCATTCAATATGAATCTGAAAATATGGTTCAGAAACATCCTTGGAGAGCTAATTATCAGGGAGACCCAAATCTTCCTGTGTCAAAGCTTGATGAGCATTACGGAAGGCTGGTATTTAATCATAATTTCAGTGATAAATGGAAAATAGTATCCCAGTCATCCATTAAAAGTACACCCCTGGATCAATGGAGCCTTTTAGGAGGAACTAAAAGCTATAATCCGCCAATGTTTGATGAAGCAGGGAATGCTTTGCGTTCAAGTTTTAGAAATAAACAGAAATACCTGACCTATAATACTCAGCTATTTTTAAATGGTAGTTATAATATGACCAAAGATATTGTTCATACGGTACTCACAGGATTCGATTTTAATAGCAGTAAGAGTAATACAGAACATATTCAGGGAGCTAAAGAATTTATTTTTAACCGGCACCAAATGAATTATGGAATCAACAGAGACCTGCTGATTCAACCTGAGGCTGATGATCAAATTGATTATACAAAATCAAAAGACGTAACTATAGGAGCCTATCTCTACAATAATTTCAAATTATGGGATCGTGTGATTATCGATGCTGGCTTCCGATATAGCAGGAATAAACGTAACCGATATCTCAAAGGTCCTTTTTCACCTGAAGGCGACAGTAAAATTTACAGACATTATGCCTTTAGTCCAAGAGTAGGAATAACTTATCTTATTGAAAAGGATTTTGCAGCTTTCTTCTCCTATGATCAGAGTTTTGAACCAATGCCGGGAACAGATCCACAAGGCAAGGAATGGAAACCTATGGAAACCTACAACACCGAATTTGGGTTGAAGAAGGACTGGTTTGGTGGGTTATTATCTACTTCTGTAAGCGCTTATCGTCTTATAAGAAATAATACGTTTTCCCAGAATCCGGCAAATGGTCTGATGACGCAGCTAAACCAAGTTAGAAATAAAGGAATAGAAGTCGATATAATTGGTTCCATCTACCCGAATATTACCTTAACAGCTAATTATTCCTATATCAATTCTGTTTATTCAAAAGATCCTTATGTACCGGAACTTGTTGGTAAAAGATTTTCAAGCGTTCCAAGACATCAGATCAATACCTGGTTTATGTACAAATTTCAGAAAGGAAAACTTCAGGGACTATCATTGGCCATAGGACAAACAGCAGCTTTACTGCGAGAGACCGATGTGCCCGGAGTCCGTATACCGGATTTTATAAAACTGGACGCCAGTATTATGTATCAGCATAAAAAATGGTTTGTGAGGGGAATATTTGATAACCTGGCTAACAGACGCTATATAACGGATGGAAATGTAACAGACAGGTACAATGCCGATTGGAGTGCTGTGATAGGACAGAACTGGATGTACAAAGAAAGCAACCCGTTCAATTTTAAATTACAGGTAGGCATGAAATTTTAA
- a CDS encoding pinensin family lanthipeptide, whose amino-acid sequence MENNKKMKLKIEDLKIESFVTALDKDLSKKLQGGLGISAAGDHDHPTHTIKTQDRLHVCGTVQC is encoded by the coding sequence ATGGAAAACAACAAAAAGATGAAGCTTAAAATTGAAGATCTTAAGATCGAAAGCTTCGTAACAGCATTGGATAAAGATTTATCCAAAAAACTTCAAGGTGGTTTAGGAATTTCTGCGGCAGGAGACCATGATCACCCAACTCATACAATAAAAACACAGGACAGGCTTCACGTTTGTGGAACAGTTCAGTGTTAA
- a CDS encoding lanthionine synthetase LanC family protein, whose translation MTINKELNELETGLNEISEFLLSKIKRDQNGFYWDTISYDHNVGEFSFAFNPSLWNGTGGIAWFFLVLYESTGKTDYLEIAEKSFSKIYHFSINHNIVGTSLYDGICGTIYFSLELFRVTGKNLYLKQASELYDRYREKILAEQTEDMLIGISGILIVLTLLYHFTKSNSLYHDITVLVTNLLKKSLVAELGIKWGSNQLSVDSLCGFSHGNSGIGFSLLQLGKYFNNQEFIWLAEQAFLYESLYYNPVKDNWMDLRWENSKNDLPNLFDWTKETFLPEDFDLNTWAHGACGIGTARIAAFKITAGSVYKKDCIKAVERCKKDIETRSKRNHILFSGYGGLADFLLQYHNTFDDKESMELATEIVQEGLEKSRQTGHSEWGVQNSEDLGLMTGTAGIAFSLLMITKGKTFNSILHPELPDSDISVTNNNTLKNIKIKETFFRAYYPQTIEILETITQIRDTVYNSQNLDDFSNSLLNLIECLPQKDMIYISDIYLLETAKIQFLKEHKGTLCFQTRLTMLQNDLDQILENNEVDFSERLFIRNPFIHIHESQLNWKESNNRESDTEVFYNVFYSTDKETFHLIIDPFSAIILKLLEKPLSIEELANQFQYSHEEKEMIERKLTDQIKELLKSFFIRIQ comes from the coding sequence CGGATTTTATTGGGATACTATTAGTTATGATCATAATGTCGGAGAATTTTCTTTTGCATTCAACCCGTCACTTTGGAACGGAACCGGGGGAATTGCCTGGTTTTTCCTCGTATTGTATGAAAGTACAGGCAAAACCGATTATCTCGAAATAGCCGAAAAATCCTTTTCCAAAATATATCACTTTTCCATTAATCATAATATAGTCGGAACCAGCCTGTATGATGGAATATGCGGCACTATCTACTTTAGTTTGGAACTATTCCGGGTTACAGGTAAAAACTTATACCTGAAGCAAGCTTCAGAGCTTTATGATCGGTATCGTGAAAAAATACTGGCTGAACAGACTGAAGATATGCTGATTGGGATATCAGGAATATTAATTGTTCTTACACTGCTTTATCATTTTACCAAAAGCAATAGCCTATATCATGATATAACGGTATTGGTCACAAATCTTCTCAAAAAATCCTTGGTTGCAGAATTAGGAATTAAATGGGGAAGCAACCAGCTCTCCGTAGATTCCTTATGTGGTTTCTCACACGGAAATTCAGGTATTGGTTTCTCTTTGCTGCAACTTGGAAAGTATTTTAATAATCAGGAATTTATCTGGTTAGCCGAACAGGCATTCCTGTATGAAAGCCTGTATTATAATCCTGTAAAAGATAACTGGATGGATTTAAGGTGGGAAAATTCAAAAAACGACCTTCCAAATCTATTTGACTGGACTAAAGAAACTTTTCTTCCTGAAGATTTCGACCTCAACACCTGGGCACACGGAGCCTGTGGTATTGGAACAGCAAGAATTGCAGCATTCAAAATAACTGCTGGTAGTGTATATAAAAAAGACTGTATAAAGGCAGTCGAAAGATGCAAAAAAGATATTGAGACAAGATCCAAACGCAATCATATTCTGTTTAGTGGTTATGGTGGACTCGCTGATTTTCTCCTCCAATACCACAACACATTTGACGATAAAGAATCTATGGAACTTGCAACAGAGATTGTTCAGGAAGGTTTAGAAAAAAGCAGACAAACCGGACATTCTGAATGGGGAGTTCAAAACAGTGAGGATTTGGGACTAATGACGGGTACAGCTGGTATTGCTTTTTCATTACTTATGATTACAAAAGGCAAAACTTTTAATTCCATTCTTCATCCGGAGCTCCCAGATTCTGATATTTCTGTTACAAATAACAATACTCTGAAAAACATTAAAATAAAAGAAACTTTCTTTAGGGCTTATTATCCTCAAACTATTGAAATACTGGAAACTATCACTCAGATCCGGGATACAGTATATAACTCTCAAAACTTAGATGATTTTAGTAATTCTTTATTGAATCTAATAGAATGTTTGCCTCAGAAGGACATGATTTATATTTCCGATATTTACTTATTGGAAACAGCAAAAATACAATTCCTGAAAGAACATAAAGGTACTTTATGTTTTCAGACACGGCTAACAATGTTACAAAATGATTTAGACCAAATCTTAGAAAATAATGAGGTTGACTTTTCAGAAAGGCTATTTATCCGCAATCCTTTTATCCATATCCATGAATCGCAATTGAACTGGAAAGAAAGTAATAACAGGGAATCCGATACCGAGGTTTTTTACAATGTTTTTTACAGCACAGATAAGGAAACGTTTCACCTTATTATAGATCCTTTTTCTGCAATAATCCTTAAGCTATTGGAAAAACCTTTAAGTATTGAAGAACTCGCAAATCAGTTTCAGTACTCCCATGAAGAAAAAGAGATGATAGAAAGAAAGTTAACTGACCAAATTAAGGAACTGCTTAAATCATTTTTTATACGAATCCAGTAA